From Enterobacter roggenkampii, a single genomic window includes:
- the traI gene encoding conjugative transfer relaxase/helicase TraI — MLSISSIKGDAAYYSHEDNYYASGSLESRWLGEGAEKLGLKGEVANADMDAIRQGKLPDGSDLSRMVNGVNKHRSGYDLTFSAPKSVSMMILIGGDTRLLDAWNRSVENGMKEVEKLISTRITDGGKTDTVLTGNMVAALYNHDTSRALDPQIHTHALVFNTTFAEDKWRALASDTRMKTGFGENLYALQVAIGNLVLQPFRQEAEKLGYETVAAGKNGLWELKDVPVAPFSTRSQAISDAAGPDASKKSRDVAALDTRQAKAWADPELLKAEWRRRLTDEKFDIDSYIRQADARTLSPAPAAGEPAVSHVPGVQAGMSSGKIADADVQLAVCNTISALSEKKVQFTWSEILAGTVNRLPSAKGLFEQARAGIDAAIEGQRLIPLDREKGIFTSDIHLLNELSVHQLARTAVQEQAVLVFPERAKARDMPACDAVSVLAQDKSPVAILSGRGGAQAIRERTEDVAMMARAQGREVMVVAADGRSGEFLSESPHLAGHIMLRSQMKADTVLPVQGTVIVDRAERLSLKETLLLQEKALSAGAQLVLMDTENRQGTGNALSVLKAADVPQYRFYSTQLPEVRLVSEADKRSRYIQLAQDYVRLSAEGQYVVAQVTGTREQQQLTEVIRDRRRDAGELGRGQVTLQVLEPVWLDSKTRHQRDNYRPGMVMEQWEAEKKTMTRHTIYRVAEATNSLVLQGEDGRRLTLKVTQVDGSWSLYRSRTLDISEGDRVRALGRELKGAIRAKEQFTVAGLENGAVRLRSGDRELRLPTERAVKLAHDYVEGTGAGTSASRTVLAAVGPRSLNKQTLNALAQSGSDIRIYTPLAPEQAARKVESVSAVRLASDQVRQSTGEANLDTAIQASRERLMPDAEQAVNLAIPRAQQGQVHLSEIALLSEAVKSGQPLTDVRTEIARQVNGGELIQLDSVSGAGNRVLVPRVAYEMEKTIIRHIAEGKDAVQPLMALTPASVLSGLTAGQREATRAVLENTDRFMAIQGYAGVGKTTQFRAVMGALNTLSESVRPQVIGLGPTHRAVHEMREAGVEARTLASFLSETRLAIQAGETPDFRNVLFLTDESSMVGNRDMAELYQLVTAGGGRMVSSGDTAQLQAISTGLPFRLVQQRSAIDTVVMQEIVRQTPALRPAIESIIAGQVDTSLRQVEEVSPQQVPRQEGAWVPDNSVMEIRAPKKGQEQDTPAAGEQTPTAEQLSLVRTDIIEAIRDDWMGRTPEAQQQTLVVAELNADRHAINGAIHAARHEKGDTGAEERTFTVLEPLRVPDNALRAAETFAQFSGAVAMMNERYWTVAEVNTEDAVVTLRNASGESVLISPQQNTAQDISLFTHRSLTISQGDRVRFTRSDTDRGYVANSLWEVAGFTDEGAIRFRQGDQEKIVDPQAMTEDRHIDLAYALTAYGVQGASERFAIALTGTEGGRKRMASLESTYVTLSRAKEHVQVYTDDLAGWSAEARHSNAGQTAHDLLHQKSDHESDTGNRLLATASRLDKTALGRRVLAENGLEGETMARFIAAGKKYPTPYVALPAWTRHGQEAGALLTEIRIEDDGMRVVLSDESRLRGGEDAQFAGLQASRNGQTLIADDAQTALRLAQENPESGVVIRLHGEERLLNAARLTGGRITEPDAVARTVHAVAEAESAAKAEDPITLPPDEQQKLAEAQEKAARELAEQARQERLLAVPGEESARPEPLLSADEERRLREGTARGERELDEAIHDAVADGRGIRQQVREQMLRTEREWVVNVPEKEIELEKTLGGD; from the coding sequence CGGCTACGACCTGACCTTTTCAGCCCCCAAAAGTGTATCGATGATGATTCTCATTGGTGGTGATACCCGTCTGCTTGATGCGTGGAACCGTAGTGTGGAAAACGGGATGAAAGAAGTTGAGAAGCTTATCAGCACGCGCATCACGGACGGTGGAAAAACAGATACCGTTCTCACGGGAAATATGGTGGCAGCACTGTACAACCATGATACCTCCCGTGCGTTAGATCCGCAGATCCATACGCATGCGCTGGTGTTTAATACCACGTTTGCGGAAGACAAATGGCGGGCACTGGCCAGCGATACACGTATGAAAACCGGATTCGGTGAAAATCTGTATGCGCTGCAGGTGGCGATCGGAAACCTCGTACTGCAACCCTTCAGACAGGAGGCTGAAAAACTGGGTTATGAAACGGTTGCAGCAGGTAAAAATGGTCTCTGGGAGCTGAAAGATGTTCCCGTTGCGCCGTTTTCGACCCGAAGTCAGGCTATCAGTGACGCGGCAGGGCCGGATGCATCCAAAAAATCCCGGGATGTTGCCGCACTCGATACCCGGCAGGCCAAAGCCTGGGCCGATCCTGAACTTCTGAAAGCGGAATGGCGCAGGCGGCTGACCGATGAAAAATTCGATATCGACAGCTATATCCGCCAGGCGGATGCGCGCACGCTGTCACCCGCACCGGCTGCAGGAGAGCCAGCAGTCAGTCATGTCCCGGGTGTGCAGGCAGGCATGTCTTCCGGAAAAATTGCCGATGCTGACGTTCAGCTGGCGGTCTGCAACACCATTTCTGCGCTGTCGGAGAAAAAGGTGCAGTTTACCTGGTCTGAAATCCTGGCCGGTACCGTAAACCGCCTGCCGTCGGCAAAGGGACTCTTTGAGCAGGCCCGTGCGGGCATCGATGCCGCGATTGAAGGGCAGCGGCTTATTCCGCTCGACCGGGAGAAGGGCATTTTCACGTCTGATATTCACCTGCTGAACGAACTCAGCGTCCATCAGCTGGCGCGTACGGCTGTCCAGGAGCAGGCCGTGCTGGTCTTTCCTGAGCGGGCAAAAGCGCGCGATATGCCGGCCTGTGATGCCGTATCGGTACTGGCGCAGGATAAAAGCCCTGTGGCCATTCTCAGCGGTCGCGGCGGTGCTCAGGCCATCCGTGAGCGCACGGAAGACGTGGCGATGATGGCCCGCGCGCAGGGCCGCGAGGTGATGGTCGTTGCCGCTGACGGCCGCAGCGGTGAGTTTCTGTCAGAAAGCCCGCATCTGGCAGGCCATATCATGCTGCGTTCGCAGATGAAGGCTGACACCGTGCTGCCGGTGCAGGGGACAGTTATCGTTGACCGTGCCGAGAGGCTGTCGCTGAAAGAAACCTTACTGCTGCAGGAAAAGGCGCTCAGCGCCGGGGCGCAGCTGGTCTTAATGGATACCGAAAACCGGCAGGGAACGGGGAATGCCCTGTCCGTGCTGAAAGCGGCTGATGTGCCTCAGTACCGGTTTTACAGCACGCAACTGCCGGAAGTGCGGCTGGTCAGCGAGGCGGACAAACGGAGTCGCTACATCCAGCTGGCGCAGGACTATGTGCGACTGTCAGCTGAAGGGCAGTATGTCGTGGCCCAGGTGACCGGCACCCGGGAACAGCAGCAGCTGACGGAGGTTATCCGGGACAGGCGGCGTGATGCGGGTGAGCTGGGCCGGGGGCAGGTGACACTGCAGGTACTGGAGCCCGTGTGGCTGGACAGCAAAACCCGTCATCAGCGCGATAACTACCGGCCGGGGATGGTGATGGAGCAGTGGGAAGCTGAGAAGAAAACGATGACACGGCACACCATTTACCGGGTGGCTGAGGCCACCAACAGTCTGGTGCTGCAGGGGGAAGACGGCCGTCGCCTGACCCTGAAGGTGACCCAGGTTGACGGCAGCTGGAGCCTGTACCGCAGCAGGACGCTGGATATTTCAGAAGGGGACCGCGTCAGGGCGCTGGGGCGAGAGCTGAAGGGAGCCATCCGGGCGAAAGAGCAGTTCACCGTGGCGGGGCTGGAAAATGGCGCGGTGCGGCTGCGCAGCGGCGACCGGGAGCTGCGCCTGCCCACGGAAAGGGCCGTGAAGCTGGCTCATGATTATGTGGAAGGGACCGGGGCAGGTACCAGCGCGTCGCGCACGGTACTGGCGGCAGTCGGTCCGCGAAGCCTGAATAAACAGACCCTGAATGCGCTGGCGCAGAGCGGCAGCGACATCCGGATTTATACGCCGCTTGCGCCTGAGCAGGCGGCGCGCAAAGTGGAAAGCGTGTCTGCCGTGCGGCTGGCCAGTGACCAGGTCCGCCAGTCGACCGGTGAGGCAAATCTGGATACGGCCATACAGGCCAGCCGTGAGCGTCTTATGCCGGATGCGGAGCAGGCGGTGAATCTGGCCATACCGCGCGCGCAGCAGGGACAGGTACACCTCAGTGAAATTGCCCTGCTGTCAGAAGCGGTAAAATCCGGCCAGCCGCTGACTGATGTCCGGACTGAAATCGCCCGGCAGGTGAACGGCGGGGAGCTGATTCAGCTGGATTCAGTTTCCGGGGCGGGAAACAGGGTGCTGGTTCCGCGCGTGGCGTATGAGATGGAAAAGACCATCATCCGCCATATTGCTGAGGGTAAGGACGCCGTTCAGCCCCTGATGGCGCTGACGCCCGCGTCCGTACTGTCAGGCCTGACGGCGGGACAGCGGGAGGCCACGCGGGCGGTGCTGGAGAATACCGACCGCTTTATGGCCATTCAGGGGTATGCCGGGGTGGGGAAAACCACCCAGTTCCGGGCTGTGATGGGTGCCCTGAACACACTGTCTGAATCCGTGCGGCCGCAGGTTATTGGCCTTGGACCCACGCACCGGGCCGTGCATGAGATGCGTGAGGCCGGGGTGGAGGCACGAACACTCGCCAGTTTTCTGAGTGAAACCCGGCTGGCCATACAGGCCGGGGAAACACCGGACTTCCGCAATGTCCTGTTCCTGACCGATGAGAGCTCGATGGTGGGAAATCGCGATATGGCAGAGCTCTATCAGCTGGTTACTGCAGGCGGCGGACGAATGGTCTCGAGCGGGGACACCGCGCAGCTGCAGGCCATCTCAACCGGTCTGCCGTTCCGCCTGGTGCAGCAGCGCAGCGCCATCGATACGGTGGTGATGCAGGAGATTGTTCGCCAGACCCCGGCGCTGCGCCCGGCGATTGAAAGCATCATCGCAGGTCAGGTCGATACCTCCCTGCGCCAGGTGGAGGAGGTCAGCCCGCAGCAGGTCCCGCGTCAGGAAGGGGCATGGGTGCCCGATAATTCCGTCATGGAAATCCGTGCGCCGAAAAAGGGCCAGGAGCAGGACACGCCTGCCGCCGGTGAACAGACGCCGACAGCTGAGCAGCTGTCACTGGTCCGGACCGACATCATTGAGGCCATCCGGGATGACTGGATGGGGCGCACCCCGGAGGCGCAGCAGCAGACGCTGGTTGTGGCAGAACTTAACGCTGACCGTCATGCCATCAATGGTGCCATTCATGCCGCCCGGCATGAGAAAGGCGATACAGGTGCGGAAGAGCGCACGTTCACCGTCCTGGAGCCGCTCCGGGTGCCTGACAACGCCCTGCGTGCGGCTGAAACTTTTGCGCAGTTCTCCGGCGCCGTGGCCATGATGAACGAGCGCTACTGGACGGTGGCGGAGGTGAACACGGAGGACGCTGTGGTCACGCTGCGTAATGCCAGCGGGGAGTCGGTGCTGATCTCGCCTCAGCAGAACACGGCACAGGATATTTCCCTCTTCACGCATCGCAGCCTGACGATCAGTCAGGGGGACCGGGTGCGCTTTACCCGTTCGGACACCGATCGCGGCTATGTGGCCAACAGCCTGTGGGAGGTGGCCGGTTTCACAGACGAAGGGGCCATCCGCTTCCGCCAGGGAGATCAGGAGAAAATTGTCGACCCGCAGGCTATGACGGAGGACCGTCATATCGACCTCGCCTATGCCCTGACGGCGTATGGCGTGCAGGGGGCCAGTGAACGCTTTGCGATTGCCCTGACCGGTACCGAAGGTGGCAGGAAAAGAATGGCGTCTCTGGAATCCACGTACGTGACGCTGTCACGCGCAAAGGAGCATGTGCAGGTCTACACCGACGATCTCGCAGGCTGGAGTGCCGAGGCCCGGCACTCAAATGCCGGACAGACCGCCCACGACCTCCTGCACCAGAAAAGTGACCACGAATCCGACACCGGTAACCGACTGCTGGCCACCGCGTCCCGACTGGATAAAACCGCGCTGGGACGCAGGGTTCTGGCGGAAAACGGCCTTGAGGGGGAAACAATGGCCCGCTTTATCGCGGCAGGTAAAAAATACCCGACACCCTATGTGGCCCTGCCGGCGTGGACCCGTCACGGACAGGAAGCCGGGGCGCTGCTGACTGAAATCCGCATTGAGGATGACGGAATGCGCGTGGTGCTGAGTGATGAGTCCAGGCTGCGCGGCGGTGAAGATGCGCAGTTCGCCGGACTGCAGGCGAGCCGTAACGGACAGACACTCATCGCTGATGATGCACAGACGGCGCTGCGCCTGGCACAGGAGAACCCGGAGAGCGGGGTGGTGATACGCCTGCACGGCGAGGAGCGGTTGCTCAATGCTGCCCGGCTGACCGGGGGGCGCATCACGGAGCCTGACGCGGTGGCCCGGACGGTGCATGCCGTGGCGGAGGCTGAATCGGCGGCGAAAGCGGAAGACCCCATTACGCTGCCCCCGGATGAGCAGCAGAAACTGGCAGAGGCACAGGAAAAAGCGGCCCGGGAGCTGGCGGAGCAGGCCCGGCAGGAACGGCTGCTGGCAGTGCCGGGTGAGGAGAGCGCCAGACCCGAACCCCTGCTGTCTGCCGATGAGGAACGTCGCCTGCGTGAGGGTACAGCGCGTGGAGAGCGCGAGCTGGATGAGGCCATTCATGACGCGGTGGCTGACGGCCGGGGTATCCGCCAGCAGGTGCGCGAACAGATGCTGCGTACCGAGCGTGAGTGGGTGGTGAATGTACCGGAAAAAGAGATTGAGCTGGAAAAAACGCTGGGAGGTGACTGA